The Accipiter gentilis chromosome 7, bAccGen1.1, whole genome shotgun sequence genome includes a region encoding these proteins:
- the CRYBA4 gene encoding beta-crystallin A4: MTHRCRRSSGLWKIVVWDEAFFQGKKHEFTADCYSTPEHGFSTVRSCKIESGAWAGFEHCGFQGQQFVLERGEYPCWEAWSGSNAYHVERMCSFRPIACADHGRSRLMLFEQENFQGRRGELSDDCPSLPALGWGSSAVGSFLVRSGAWVCSQYPGYRGFQYLLESDSHAGEYKHVREWGSHAQTGQVQSIRRVQQ, encoded by the exons ATGACCCACCGCTGCAGGAGATCCTCCGGCCTCTGGAAG ATTGTGGTATGGGATGAGGCTTTCTTCCAGGGCAAGAAGCACGAGTTCACTGCCGACTGCTACAGCACCCCGGAGCATGGCTTCAGCACCGTCCGCTCCTGCAAGATTGAGAGCGGGGC GTGGGCAGGCTTCGAGCACTGCGGCTTCCAGGGGCAGCAGTTTGTGCTGGAGCGTGGCGAGTACCCATGCTGGGAGGCGTGGAGCGGCAGCAATGCCTACCACGTGGAGAGGATGTGCTCCTTCCGCCCCATCGCCTGTGCT GACCACGGGCGCAGCAGGCTGATGCTCTTCGAGCAGGAGAACTTCCAGGGCAGGCGGGGGGAGCTCAGCGACGACTGCCCCTCGCTGCCCgccctgggctggggcagcagcgCCGTGGGCTCCTTCCTTGTCCGCTCCGGCGC GTGGGTCTGCTCGCAGTACCCGGGGTACCGGGGCTTCCAGTACCTCCTGGAGAGCGACAGCCACGCGGGCGAGTACAAGCACGTGCGGGAGTGGGGCTCCCACGCACAGACGGGCCAGGTCCAGTCCATCCGCAGGGTCCAGCAGTGA
- the TPST2 gene encoding protein-tyrosine sulfotransferase 2 gives MRVTMRRVLLVLGSVVALMVTLHLGQQVLECQQVLSERRHRLMRPENEELVMVDSNHVEYRYSKEMPLIFIGGVPRSGTTLMRAMLDAHPEVRCGEETRIIPRVLAMRQAWSKSGREKMRLDEAGVTDQVLDAAMQAFILEVIAKHGEPARYLCNKDPFTLKSSVYLSRLFPNSKFLLMVRDGRASVHSMITRKVTIAGFDLNSYRDCLTKWNKAIEVMYSQCLEIGQSRCLPVYYEQLVLHPEQSMHAIMKFLDISWSDTVLHHEELIGKPGGVSLSKIERSTDQVIKPVNMEALSKWIGHIPGDVLQDMAHIAPMLARLGYDPYANPPNYGHPDPLVVNNTHRVLKGDYKTPANLKGHLQVTQNTSSSH, from the exons ATGCGGGTCACCATGAGGAGGGTTTTGCTGGTGTTGGGCTCAGTGGTCGCCCTGATGGTGACTCTGCACCTTGGCCAGCAAGTCCTGGAGTGCCAGCAGGTCTTGAGTGAGAGGAGACACAGGCTGATGAGACCCGAGAATGAGGAGCTGGTCATGGTGGACTCCAACCACGTTGAGTATCGTTACAGCAAGGAGATGCCCCTGATATTCATTGGTGGTGTCCCACGGAGCGGCACGACACTGATGAGAGCCATGCTTGATGCCCACCCTGAGGTGCGCTGTGGAGAGGAGACCCGCATCATCCCCCGTGTGCTGGCAATGCGGCAGGCCTGGTCCAAATCGGGGCGAGAGAAGATGCGTCTGGATGAAGCGGGGGTGACAGACCAAGTTTTGGATGCTGCTATGCAGGCCTTTATACTGGAAGTGATCGCCAAGCATGGCGAGCCAGCCAGGTATTTGTGTAACAAGGACCCCTTCACGCTGAAGTCCTCTGTCTACCTGTCCAGGCTGTTCCCCAATTCCAAATTCCTCCTGATGGTTCGAGATGGCCGGGCTTCAGTCCACTCCATGATCACACGGAAAGTGACGATCGCGGGCTTCGACCTGAACAGCTACCGAGACTGCCTGACCAAGTGGAACAAAGCCATCGAGGTGATGTACTCCCAGTGCTTGGAGATCGGGCAGTCCCGGTGCCTGCCCGTCTACTACGAGCAGCTGGTGCTGCACCCTGAGCAGTCCATGCATGCCATCATGAAGTTCTTGGACATCTCCTGGAGCGACACGGTGCTGCACCACGAGGAGCTGATAGGGAAGCCCGGTGGGGTGTCACTTTCCAA gataGAAAGATCAACAGACCAGGTTATCAAGCCGGTGAACATGGAGGCATTATCTAAATGGATCGGGCACATCCCAGGGGATGTGCTGCAGGACATGGCCCACATCGCACCAATGCTTGCCAGGCTCGGCTACGACCCCTACGCCAACCCACCCAACTACGGCCATCCCGACCCCTTAGTTGTCAACAACACGCACAGA GTTTTAAAGGGGGATTATAAAACGCCAGCCAATTTGAAAGGTCATCTGCAG
- the CRYBB1 gene encoding beta-crystallin B1, translated as MSETTKPAAPGQAAEEKEKAAPAPTPSLDPAPVANSKGEEPSTEAFRIIVFEQENFQGRQMEFTTECLNLGDRGFDRVRSVIVTSGPWVAYEQANMRGEMFILEKGEYPRWDTWSSSYRSDCFMSMRPIKMEAEDHKISLYESADFKGNKMEIQEDDVPSLWAYGFCDRVGSVQVPSGTWVGYQYPGYRGYQYLFETGDFRHWNEWSAFQPQIQSIRRIRDMQWDQKGTFVTPDAPSD; from the exons ATGTCTGAGACCACAAAACCCGCTGCTCCTGGCCAGGCTgcggaggagaaggagaaggcagcCCCAGCGCCAACTCCATCCCTCGACCCTGCTCCTGTGGCGAACAGCAAGGGCGAGGAGCCCTCCACAGAAGCCTTCAGG atCATCGTCTTCGAGCAGGAGAACTTCCAGGGCAGGCAGATGGAGTTCACCACTGAGTGCCTGAACCTGGGGGACCGTGGCTTCGACCGGGTGCGCAGTGTCATCGTCACCTCTGGACC CTGGGTGGCCTACGAGCAGGCCAACATGCGTGGGGAgatgttcatcctggagaagggCGAGTACCCTCGCTGGGACACCTGGTCTAGCAGCTACCGGAGCGACTGCTTCATGTCCATGCGTCCCATCAAAATG GAGGCTGAGGACCACAAAATCTCCCTGTATGAGTCTGCTGACTTCAAGGGCAACAAGATGGAAATCCAGGAGGATGACGTGCCCAGCCTCTGGGCTTATGGCTTCTGCGACCGCGTGGGCAGCGTGCAGGTGCCCAGTGGAAC CTGGGTCGGGTACCAGTACCCTGGCTACAGAGGCTACCAGTACCTCTTTGAGACCGGAGACTTCCGACACTGGAACGAGTGGTCTGCCTTCCAGCCCCAGATCCAGTCCATCCGCCGCATCCGGGACATGCAGTGGGACCAGAAGGGCACCTTCGTCACCCCCGACGCGCCCTCCGACTGA